Within the SAR202 cluster bacterium genome, the region GAGGATGTCAAATGTATCCAGCGCGTTAACAGGCCGGAGGTAGCATACCCCGGCCCGCGGGTGCTCACAGGGCGCTCGGATGCGCTCGCCAGCCTGCCGGCGGAGATGGAGACAATGGCAGGCGGCCCCGGCGGCGCGGTGTGCCCGCGTTGCGGCGACGCCCGCACCAGCCGTCTCGGGCGATTGAGGGAGGAGGACAACGTGTGCTTCCGCTGCCGCAAGTGCGCCTTCATCTTCAGCCCATCGCGCGAGCAGACGGCCCGCGCGCCGGAAGGAGGGAGTAAGGATCGGTAAGGGGCACATTGTTAAGAATTGCCCCTTACCCAAGAACATCAAGGGGACCAGGCTGTTGGTAGCTATTCCTTCTCGCTCCGCCAATTGACTACGTAGGGCTGTTATTCACCGCCCTTTGCAAAAACGAAGGCGCCGATAAACGCAAAAACTAGTCCACCTACGGTAAACGGGACGTTTTGAAACCCAAAGCCAGCCACTAGTGCGACTAGACTACTGGCGATCAGGATGGATACACCAAATGCCTTCACGTGGATTCTCTTTATGGATTGTTCAAGAACCTTGTCGCAACAGGGATTCGTAAACCAATATGCATTGAGCTCTAATGCGGATGGGGCGGTAAACGCCCCATCCGCACGCACCTAACTAGACTTTGCCGTTGTGCTTTGTCTTGTCAGGCTTTCCGTAACCCATGCCAGGTTTGGGCGTCGGGGGAAACGGCTCCCCCCGAACAACCGTGACTTCCCTGCCCTGGTCGCCGCCCCGTGGTCCAACCACAGGATATTGACCAGAGTCTGGGGCTATCTGGCCGGGCTTGTACTTTGGTGGCATATGTCACCTCCGTCAATCACTACCGTAGCGAGTGGCAATCGACATTCCGCGATGTCGCTTAC harbors:
- a CDS encoding YjzC family protein, which translates into the protein MPPKYKPGQIAPDSGQYPVVGPRGGDQGREVTVVRGEPFPPTPKPGMGYGKPDKTKHNGKV